The Flavobacteriales bacterium genome contains a region encoding:
- a CDS encoding helix-turn-helix transcriptional regulator, with the protein MTKQHYIFLKKEFTLREMQVISLNALGLKQRQIAAYLNIAESTVKTHLCTIRIKLGYKKNEDDSRKLMSDSLANGFDREGNYTGLHLFPDHPASDMPWGAGI; encoded by the coding sequence ATGACCAAGCAACATTACATATTTCTCAAAAAGGAGTTCACGCTGCGCGAAATGCAGGTCATTTCGCTCAATGCACTCGGACTTAAACAACGACAAATAGCCGCCTATCTAAACATTGCCGAGTCAACGGTGAAGACCCACCTCTGCACCATCCGCATCAAGCTGGGCTACAAAAAGAACGAGGACGACAGCCGCAAACTGATGTCCGATTCGCTTGCCAATGGCTTTGACCGTGAAGGAAACTACACAGGACTGCATCTCTTCCCAGATCATCCTGCCTCTGATATGCCTTGGGGCGCGGGGATTTAG